A stretch of Mycobacterium sp. ITM-2016-00316 DNA encodes these proteins:
- a CDS encoding DUF5996 family protein, whose protein sequence is MSEPTAGWPALRVDDWEPTRQTLHMWTQIIGKIRLAHAPLLNHWWQVPLYVSPRGLTTSAIPVDTRLFDVEFDFVDHALKVRVSDGGAGSISLRDKSVAQFHNEVLGLLARSGIEVQISAGPNEVDPAVPFVENVQSAYDADAVGKFWQQLIQADRVIGQFRSRFIGKVSPVHFFWGSFDLACSRFSGRPAPPHPGGAPNCGDWVMVEGYSHELTSCGFWPGGGDEGAFYAYAYPEPDGYAEFPGCPDGAFYDSKLRQYLLPYEAVRTADDPEQLVLDFLEFTYVAAADLAGWDRAALEVDPKRWH, encoded by the coding sequence ATGAGCGAACCAACGGCGGGGTGGCCGGCACTGCGTGTCGACGATTGGGAGCCCACGCGCCAGACGCTGCACATGTGGACCCAGATCATCGGGAAAATACGACTGGCGCATGCACCGTTGCTCAACCATTGGTGGCAGGTGCCGCTATACGTGTCACCGCGCGGACTCACGACCTCGGCGATTCCGGTGGACACGAGGCTGTTCGACGTGGAGTTCGACTTCGTCGACCATGCGCTGAAGGTCCGGGTGAGCGACGGCGGTGCCGGCTCGATCTCGTTGCGCGACAAGTCGGTCGCGCAGTTTCACAACGAGGTTCTGGGCCTACTCGCCCGCTCGGGGATCGAGGTGCAGATCTCCGCCGGGCCCAACGAGGTGGACCCGGCAGTACCCTTCGTCGAGAATGTCCAGTCCGCGTATGACGCGGACGCGGTCGGCAAGTTCTGGCAGCAGCTGATCCAGGCCGACAGGGTCATCGGCCAGTTCCGGTCCCGTTTCATCGGGAAGGTCAGTCCGGTGCACTTCTTCTGGGGCTCGTTCGACCTGGCCTGCAGCCGGTTCTCCGGACGTCCCGCGCCGCCGCACCCCGGCGGGGCGCCGAACTGTGGCGACTGGGTCATGGTCGAGGGCTACTCCCACGAACTGACCAGTTGCGGCTTTTGGCCCGGGGGTGGCGACGAGGGTGCGTTCTACGCCTACGCCTACCCCGAGCCGGACGGCTACGCCGAGTTCCCGGGTTGCCCCGACGGAGCCTTCTACGACAGCAAGCTCCGGCAGTACCTGTTGCCGTATGAGGCGGTGCGCACGGCCGACGATCCGGAGCAACTGGTGCTGGACTTCCTCGAGTTCACCTACGTTGCGGCGGCGGATCTGGCGGGATGGGACCGCGCGGCGCTCGAGGTCGATCCCAAGCGTTGGCACTGA